The Amylolactobacillus amylophilus DSM 20533 = JCM 1125 genome contains a region encoding:
- a CDS encoding LTA synthase family protein, whose translation MVNVKSRLTSSFIKLVDWLFKTKIGFFTIVVLSFWLKTYLIYQTKFNLGATGAMQQFLLLFNPIPTAILLFGIGLFFKGRKSYWIIIAIDFLLSLWLFANILYYREFSDFLSMSIIKSSGSASDNLSNSIIGILLPTDFLAFLDVVLLILLVSFKLIRIDNRIVRPRTSFMVVALSGLLIGLNLTMAQTDRSGLLTRTFDNNYIVKYLGLNTYAVYDGVKTAQTTAVMAKANASDLKTVQDYIEKYRATPNPAYTGVAKNKNVFVIHLESFQQFLINYKVDGQEVTPNLNKLVADQNTLSFDNFFNQVGQGKTSDAEMMLENSLFGLPSGSAMSLYGTANTFEAAPAILGQQGYTTAVMHGGKGSFWNRKNTYKSWGYDFFFDLADYTNKKGFYLNYGLKDKLFLKQSSKYIEQLPQPFYTKIITVTNHYPYPLDKENQQIVKTDTGDSTVDGYVQTAHYLDQALGEFIQYLKDTGLYNNSLIMMYGDHYGISGNHKKASAQLFGQKTFDDFDNLQFQRVPLIFHMPGLKGGVNHTYGGEIDVLPTLLNLLGVNNENTIQFGNDLLSSANRQIVAQRNGDFVTPKYSKVSTAYYYTQTGKKIKKPTKEEKDELATIANSVTSELSLSDRVITGDLLRFYEPKWFKKIDKSKYSYTVKDTQKLLEKLDKTTTTSLLKQNKGVSTFDKYKTDAPELKE comes from the coding sequence ATGGTTAACGTAAAGTCTCGGTTGACTAGCTCATTTATCAAGCTAGTCGATTGGCTTTTTAAAACAAAAATCGGCTTTTTCACAATTGTCGTACTTTCATTCTGGTTAAAAACTTATCTGATTTATCAGACAAAATTCAATCTCGGTGCAACTGGCGCAATGCAGCAGTTCTTGTTGCTGTTTAATCCGATCCCCACAGCCATTCTCTTATTTGGAATTGGGTTGTTCTTTAAGGGACGTAAATCGTATTGGATTATTATAGCAATCGATTTCTTGCTCTCGCTGTGGTTATTTGCCAACATCCTCTACTATCGAGAATTCTCCGATTTTCTCTCAATGTCCATTATCAAGAGTTCGGGCTCAGCCTCTGATAACCTCAGTAACAGCATTATCGGTATTCTTTTGCCAACCGACTTTCTAGCATTCCTAGATGTTGTCCTCTTAATTTTGCTAGTGTCATTCAAGCTAATTCGAATTGATAATCGCATCGTCCGACCAAGGACTAGTTTCATGGTTGTGGCGCTCTCGGGCCTGTTAATCGGGCTCAACCTTACAATGGCCCAGACTGATCGCTCTGGATTATTGACCAGAACTTTCGATAATAATTATATCGTGAAGTACCTGGGCTTAAATACCTATGCCGTCTATGATGGGGTCAAGACTGCACAGACCACTGCTGTGATGGCGAAGGCTAATGCCAGCGATCTAAAAACCGTGCAGGATTACATCGAGAAGTATCGTGCAACGCCAAATCCTGCTTATACAGGTGTTGCGAAGAATAAAAACGTTTTTGTCATCCACCTAGAGAGTTTCCAACAGTTCCTCATCAACTATAAGGTTGATGGGCAAGAAGTAACACCAAATCTTAATAAGTTAGTGGCTGACCAAAATACGCTCAGTTTTGATAACTTCTTTAATCAGGTTGGTCAGGGTAAGACTAGTGATGCGGAGATGATGCTTGAGAACTCCTTGTTTGGGTTACCTTCAGGCTCTGCAATGTCGCTCTATGGTACGGCCAACACGTTCGAAGCTGCACCGGCAATTCTGGGGCAACAAGGCTATACCACGGCGGTCATGCATGGTGGTAAGGGTTCATTTTGGAACAGGAAGAACACCTATAAGTCTTGGGGGTATGACTTTTTCTTCGATTTGGCTGACTACACGAACAAGAAGGGCTTTTATCTGAACTATGGTTTAAAGGATAAGCTCTTCCTTAAGCAGTCAAGTAAGTATATCGAGCAATTACCTCAGCCGTTTTATACCAAAATCATTACTGTGACTAATCACTATCCATACCCACTTGACAAGGAGAATCAACAGATTGTGAAGACGGATACTGGTGATTCTACTGTGGATGGCTACGTACAAACAGCACATTATCTTGATCAGGCTCTTGGTGAATTTATTCAGTATTTGAAGGATACCGGCCTGTACAACAATTCACTCATTATGATGTATGGGGATCACTACGGTATTTCTGGTAATCACAAGAAGGCGAGTGCCCAATTATTTGGCCAAAAGACGTTTGATGATTTCGATAATCTACAATTTCAACGTGTACCGTTGATTTTTCACATGCCCGGATTAAAAGGTGGGGTTAATCACACATACGGTGGAGAAATTGATGTCCTGCCGACTCTTTTGAATCTTCTTGGAGTGAACAACGAAAATACGATTCAGTTTGGTAATGATCTACTTTCCTCTGCAAATCGCCAAATTGTTGCGCAGCGGAATGGTGACTTCGTTACACCGAAGTACAGTAAGGTCTCAACTGCTTATTACTACACTCAGACGGGTAAGAAGATTAAGAAACCAACGAAAGAGGAGAAGGATGAGTTAGCGACTATCGCCAATAGCGTGACCTCAGAGTTATCTTTGTCAGATCGTGTGATTACCGGGGATTTATTGCGCTTTTATGAGCCGAAGTGGTTCAAGAAGATAGACAAATCCAAGTATTCATACACGGTCAAGGACACGCAAAAACTCCTAGAAAAGTTGGATAAAACTACGACGACTAGTTTACTAAAACAAAATAAAGGCGTCTCAACCTTTGATAAATATAAGACTGACGCGCCAGAATTAAAAGAATAG
- a CDS encoding lysylphosphatidylglycerol synthase transmembrane domain-containing protein translates to MSKKQVLGLLAVLVLSGGVFWYEISDLDFESVGHALARFNSRFFLVAILVMLVSFVTDSLIFYILERDRRFPRNKKWAFLRVPAMQALFNAITPMASGGQPAQLVGLVQMGVEGGRATSILLMKFIIFQFVVLVSYVLTLFFGFDLMMQQFSGLVFLILIGFVVHTISIIFLLLVMFKYDWTKRIVRAVFNLLGRHLNPDKVLAWQNITITKIDNFYEEGMQLKRAGRKLLFSTILTVVDRLAFYSVPYFILLAVGVQANYFEVLILNVMITMIISIVPIPGGTGGAELSFKSLFAMFLTNQSSMVLAMFLWRFVTYFLGMILGLIALVAKPRKS, encoded by the coding sequence ATGTCGAAAAAACAAGTATTGGGTTTGCTGGCGGTTCTCGTCCTTAGTGGCGGTGTCTTCTGGTATGAGATTTCTGACCTTGATTTTGAGTCGGTTGGTCACGCATTGGCCCGATTCAATAGCAGATTTTTTCTAGTGGCTATCTTAGTCATGTTAGTTTCATTTGTGACCGACTCGCTAATCTTCTATATTCTGGAGCGGGATCGCAGATTTCCAAGAAATAAAAAATGGGCGTTTCTGCGGGTACCTGCGATGCAGGCACTCTTTAATGCGATTACGCCAATGGCATCCGGTGGGCAACCAGCACAGTTGGTCGGCCTCGTTCAGATGGGTGTGGAAGGCGGCCGAGCGACGTCTATCTTGCTGATGAAGTTTATCATCTTTCAGTTTGTTGTCCTCGTTAGTTACGTCCTGACCCTGTTTTTCGGCTTTGACTTAATGATGCAGCAATTTTCAGGCCTTGTTTTCTTAATCTTGATTGGCTTCGTCGTTCATACGATCTCAATTATTTTTTTATTGCTGGTGATGTTTAAGTATGATTGGACTAAGCGCATTGTCCGGGCAGTCTTTAATTTGCTAGGGCGCCATCTGAATCCCGACAAGGTATTGGCATGGCAAAATATCACCATTACGAAGATTGACAACTTCTATGAGGAAGGAATGCAGCTGAAGCGAGCGGGACGAAAACTTCTTTTTTCAACGATTCTGACAGTCGTTGATCGGTTGGCGTTCTACTCAGTACCGTACTTCATTTTACTTGCTGTAGGCGTGCAAGCTAATTACTTTGAAGTTCTAATATTAAACGTTATGATAACGATGATTATTTCAATAGTACCAATTCCTGGCGGTACAGGTGGCGCGGAGCTAAGCTTTAAATCATTGTTTGCGATGTTTCTAACTAATCAGAGTTCAATGGTTTTGGCAATGTTCTTATGGCGATTTGTCACATACTTTTTGGGTATGATTCTTGGCCTGATTGCCCTCGTGGCCAAGCCACGAAAGAGTTAA